Proteins encoded within one genomic window of Solibaculum mannosilyticum:
- a CDS encoding glycosyl hydrolase 2 galactose-binding domain-containing protein encodes MKKSRRILSIGLALTMVAGMMISTSPVSTATLSSGEERNLAYHRMAYQSSAVDFNETAQLITDGIVGEDITWSAPTLTSPSGSTSGMFDDMIYSGGSGSASEENPLILQFTPSKPTAVTRYDISARAGSNAPGNWTFEGSQDGENWDVLDTVEGNTFDTYRSNGSWATLDFPIDNQTVYSYYRLRITGSATGSGYLNVAEVDFFESSKYGDYVNLKYSPFVSRWTSEGAGEQWVYVDLGAESTFDELRLTWSEENYATKYQIQVSDDAENWKTVANVKNQKGGAVSNKIPTKTARYVRVLMEESAGDKYSLQEMEVIGTNDLSYTIDPMPGESEDGTQPLTGGNWKVERESAIGDVNGEEVASASYDDSTWLPAVVPGTVLTSYLEAGAVPDTNVSDNQLAVSDSYFRSNFWYRNNFVVPKEKQGQKVLLNFDAVSWKAVVYFNGQELGEINGAYTRGQFDVTDLVNYGEKNYLAVRIIAPEHPGLTTCQDADTTNTNGGMLGADNPSIHASVGWDWVPTIRGRNIGLYDDVFLSYREGDIHLTDPWIETVFDKDDEGNVDLSKAHLTVRTEVTNPTDSEKTATVQGTIQPGNIDFSQGNITLAAGETKEVAIQVDVDEPQVWWPNTYGDQPLYTCEIQSATGSSWWPTIEDTQTFQFGIRQLEFTRTGEQGSGWGSSNSSALNLYCNGVRIFLKGGNWGMDDSNLAADAEDYDTKVRLHAEANFTMIRNWVGQTWKEEFYDACDKYGILIWDDFWLANPSDGPDPVDREMFFDNATDKIKRNRKHPSEAIYCARNEGIPPADIQEFLTSTVAGKANIGNDGVEEVGSLDGSRYYVKASNKEDFGINGEGPYTVQTPRNYFSSSNAGANPQLHTERGMPNFPAYESISKMLGEDHQWPMDDVWGIHDFANSGAQNARQFKSFMYAYEAEENIDNLKDFSRIAQMVNYEGHKAMFESFAEDNSSGLLMWMSQSAWPSTVWQIYDYYYDTNAGYYALKTASQPLNIIWNPTQESAQNETVGPMYNPNPNTISITNDTGKEYTDLTARIRIYDMNGNLLSTQEETAETIAVDEVKPMFAVEWPTGEDVTPIKFMQCEIVDADGSILASNFYWENTESYRDYQAMSTLEQAQLDGQVLSVDTEGDVYRYTIQVSNNTEIPAVMTRVKTMQPDGTELVLPTYYSDNYFALMPGQTKEISVEFDKDKLQGEAPIFKMEGFNTAEAQIEAKEEFEITVETDKDSYLTNESIIMTIVTPDDVDRVGLKNERGKYLGIQKMAVRVEPGRRIWTVTTSVGTAGDNRQISVVVHTADGWSDPVATATIDVSIAPPEVEPKLLEVSADKYNAGVNEDIIVTVETTTSVEKISLQNERGKGFGCTVLSKEDRGDVRTWKIKFCIGTAGNRQVTVLGKWEGGLLEDTLPLNFVIR; translated from the coding sequence ATGAAAAAGAGCCGAAGAATCTTAAGCATAGGCCTTGCCTTGACAATGGTAGCCGGCATGATGATTTCCACCTCCCCCGTCTCCACAGCTACACTGTCGTCGGGAGAAGAGCGAAACCTTGCTTACCATCGCATGGCCTATCAATCCAGCGCTGTGGACTTTAATGAAACCGCCCAGCTTATTACCGACGGTATCGTAGGTGAGGACATCACCTGGTCGGCGCCTACGCTGACTTCCCCATCGGGATCCACCAGCGGCATGTTTGACGACATGATCTATTCCGGAGGCAGCGGAAGCGCTTCGGAAGAGAATCCCCTGATTTTGCAGTTTACGCCGAGTAAGCCCACCGCAGTCACGCGGTATGATATCTCGGCCCGCGCCGGCAGCAATGCCCCCGGCAACTGGACGTTTGAAGGGTCTCAGGACGGGGAAAATTGGGACGTGCTGGATACCGTAGAGGGCAATACCTTTGATACATACCGGTCCAACGGCAGTTGGGCCACACTGGACTTCCCCATTGACAACCAGACAGTTTATTCCTATTACCGGTTGAGGATCACCGGATCGGCCACTGGAAGCGGTTATCTCAACGTGGCGGAGGTAGACTTCTTTGAATCGTCGAAATACGGAGATTATGTCAACCTCAAATACTCCCCCTTTGTCAGCCGCTGGACAAGCGAAGGCGCCGGGGAACAGTGGGTGTACGTGGACTTAGGGGCCGAGAGCACCTTTGATGAGCTGCGTCTCACCTGGAGCGAGGAAAATTACGCCACCAAGTATCAGATTCAGGTGTCCGACGACGCGGAGAATTGGAAAACCGTTGCAAACGTCAAGAATCAGAAGGGCGGCGCCGTTTCCAACAAGATTCCCACCAAGACGGCTCGTTATGTTCGCGTGCTGATGGAAGAAAGCGCGGGGGACAAGTATAGCCTCCAGGAGATGGAGGTCATCGGGACCAACGATCTCTCCTATACCATCGATCCCATGCCGGGCGAGAGCGAGGACGGAACCCAGCCCCTCACCGGAGGCAACTGGAAAGTGGAGCGGGAAAGTGCCATTGGGGACGTCAACGGAGAAGAAGTGGCGTCGGCTTCCTATGACGATTCCACATGGCTGCCGGCCGTAGTACCCGGCACGGTTTTGACCTCTTATCTGGAAGCGGGAGCCGTTCCGGACACCAATGTCAGCGACAATCAGTTGGCGGTATCCGACTCCTATTTCCGGTCCAACTTCTGGTACCGCAACAATTTTGTAGTGCCAAAGGAAAAACAGGGACAAAAGGTCCTGTTAAACTTCGATGCCGTCAGCTGGAAGGCGGTTGTGTACTTCAACGGCCAGGAACTGGGCGAAATCAACGGCGCCTATACCCGCGGACAATTTGACGTAACCGATCTTGTCAACTACGGGGAAAAGAACTACTTGGCCGTGCGCATCATCGCACCGGAGCATCCTGGACTGACCACCTGTCAGGATGCCGATACCACCAACACCAACGGCGGTATGCTGGGAGCCGACAACCCCTCCATCCACGCATCGGTGGGATGGGACTGGGTACCCACCATCCGCGGCCGCAACATCGGCCTTTACGATGATGTCTTCCTCAGCTATCGGGAAGGGGACATCCACCTGACCGATCCGTGGATTGAAACGGTGTTCGACAAAGACGACGAGGGCAATGTAGACTTGTCCAAGGCCCACCTGACGGTACGGACCGAAGTCACCAATCCCACCGACTCCGAAAAGACAGCCACCGTCCAAGGAACCATCCAGCCCGGCAACATCGACTTCTCCCAGGGCAATATCACCTTGGCGGCCGGGGAGACCAAGGAAGTCGCCATCCAGGTGGATGTGGATGAGCCACAGGTCTGGTGGCCCAATACCTACGGCGATCAGCCGCTTTACACCTGTGAAATCCAGTCGGCAACCGGATCGTCCTGGTGGCCCACTATTGAAGATACCCAGACCTTCCAGTTTGGCATCCGTCAGCTGGAATTCACGCGCACAGGCGAGCAGGGAAGCGGATGGGGCTCCTCCAACAGCTCGGCCCTGAACCTGTACTGCAACGGCGTGCGCATCTTCCTCAAGGGCGGCAACTGGGGCATGGACGATTCCAACCTGGCGGCCGATGCGGAAGATTACGACACCAAGGTCCGCCTCCACGCCGAGGCCAATTTTACCATGATCCGCAACTGGGTGGGTCAGACCTGGAAAGAGGAATTCTACGATGCCTGCGACAAATACGGCATCCTGATCTGGGACGATTTCTGGCTTGCCAACCCCTCCGACGGCCCCGATCCTGTGGATCGCGAGATGTTCTTTGACAACGCCACCGATAAGATCAAGAGAAATCGGAAGCATCCCAGCGAAGCCATCTACTGCGCCCGCAATGAAGGCATCCCGCCTGCCGATATCCAGGAATTCCTGACCAGCACCGTCGCCGGCAAAGCCAACATCGGCAACGACGGCGTGGAAGAGGTGGGCTCCTTGGACGGCAGCCGTTATTACGTCAAGGCCTCCAACAAAGAGGACTTCGGCATCAACGGCGAGGGTCCCTATACCGTCCAGACTCCGCGCAACTATTTCTCCAGCAGCAATGCCGGCGCCAATCCTCAGCTGCACACCGAGCGCGGCATGCCCAATTTCCCGGCCTATGAAAGCATCTCCAAGATGTTGGGCGAGGATCATCAATGGCCCATGGACGATGTGTGGGGCATCCACGACTTTGCCAACAGCGGCGCCCAGAACGCCCGCCAGTTTAAGAGCTTTATGTACGCCTACGAAGCCGAGGAAAATATCGATAACTTAAAGGATTTCTCCCGCATCGCTCAGATGGTCAACTACGAAGGCCATAAAGCCATGTTTGAATCCTTTGCCGAGGACAATTCCAGCGGCCTCCTGATGTGGATGAGCCAGTCGGCCTGGCCGTCGACAGTATGGCAGATCTACGACTATTACTACGACACCAATGCCGGATACTACGCGTTAAAGACAGCCAGCCAACCTCTCAACATCATCTGGAACCCGACTCAGGAATCGGCACAAAACGAGACGGTCGGCCCCATGTACAATCCCAATCCCAACACCATCTCCATCACCAACGACACCGGGAAGGAATACACCGATCTGACCGCCCGCATACGCATTTACGACATGAACGGCAACCTGCTCAGCACCCAGGAGGAGACGGCTGAAACCATAGCGGTAGACGAAGTGAAGCCTATGTTTGCCGTGGAATGGCCCACAGGAGAGGACGTCACACCCATTAAGTTCATGCAGTGTGAGATCGTGGATGCCGACGGCAGCATCCTGGCCAGCAATTTCTATTGGGAGAACACCGAATCCTACCGGGACTACCAGGCCATGAGTACCTTGGAACAGGCCCAGCTGGATGGACAGGTCCTGTCGGTCGATACCGAGGGCGATGTTTACCGTTACACCATTCAGGTGAGCAACAACACCGAGATTCCCGCCGTCATGACCCGCGTCAAGACCATGCAGCCCGACGGGACGGAATTGGTGCTCCCCACCTACTATTCCGACAACTATTTTGCCCTGATGCCCGGCCAAACCAAGGAGATCTCCGTGGAGTTCGACAAAGATAAACTCCAAGGGGAAGCGCCCATCTTCAAGATGGAAGGCTTCAATACCGCCGAAGCCCAAATCGAAGCAAAGGAAGAATTCGAGATCACGGTAGAGACCGATAAAGATTCCTATCTCACCAATGAGAGCATCATCATGACCATCGTGACTCCCGACGATGTGGATCGCGTGGGCCTGAAGAACGAGAGAGGAAAATATCTGGGGATCCAGAAGATGGCTGTCCGAGTGGAGCCTGGACGCCGGATCTGGACCGTCACTACCAGCGTGGGTACGGCCGGCGACAACCGTCAGATCAGCGTTGTGGTGCACACCGCCGACGGATGGAGCGATCCAGTAGCCACCGCTACAATTGATGTAAGCATCGCGCCGCCGGAGGTAGAACCCAAGCTGCTAGAGGTATCGGCTGACAAATACAATGCAGGGGTCAATGAAGACATCATTGTCACTGTGGAAACCACCACCAGTGTGGAAAAGATAAGCCTTCAAAATGAACGGGGCAAAGGCTTTGGATGCACGGTCCTAAGCAAAGAGGATCGCGGGGACGTCCGCACTTGGAAGATCAAGTTCTGCATTGGCACAGCCGGAAACCGTCAGGTAACGGTGCTCGGAAAATGGGAAGGAGGCCTCTTGGAGGATACCCTCCCGCTCAACTTTGTCATCCGGTAA
- a CDS encoding ABC transporter substrate-binding protein translates to MNRWITKTAIVLAVCLSFSGCSMLEDGASSSAESSQVSSVSSQPEEQEGVIKQSVLKISYDSGDSLNPYTAQNRLNLDLSTLLYSSLVRLDASLNPSYDLASDIQLDGTQCIVTLREALFSDGSTVTAEDVVASMQLAMESTTYSGRFQNVDSVQAQDGNVAIHLKSADPYFVSTLDFPIIKQGTEESPVGSGRYVYEKDSASAKLTANPNYYGGEMSLSTIELVHMADQEAIQHALEINMLSFYVTDLSDGSTPGRFAAATQQLQLPNLVYAAISPKLDSTETSAIKRAISLAVDREQMALQAYSSYAAAATTPFMPGWTGIQEVEGWSSTADTKTAQELLNAEGYQREEATSPLTKDGKTLTVEILVNEENTARVQIAQLMAQSLNDLGMSASVNSLPFDQYQTAIERGKYDLYIGEMKLSPNMDLSALVEGDAQAKEQFDTLRSGGITMQQYVDGFEENPPFLPLCYRKGMMAYSRNIGGVENSSYADPFRGIESWTLGGN, encoded by the coding sequence ATGAATCGTTGGATCACAAAGACAGCTATTGTGCTGGCGGTATGCCTCAGCTTCAGCGGATGCAGCATGCTGGAGGACGGAGCATCCAGCAGCGCAGAGAGCAGCCAAGTATCGTCCGTCTCGTCTCAGCCGGAAGAACAGGAGGGTGTGATCAAGCAGTCGGTGCTCAAGATCAGTTATGACAGCGGCGATTCTCTCAATCCCTACACCGCCCAAAACCGGCTCAATCTGGATTTGTCCACCTTGCTTTATTCCTCTCTGGTCCGGCTGGATGCCTCTTTGAATCCCAGCTATGATCTGGCGTCGGATATTCAATTGGACGGTACACAGTGCATCGTCACCCTGCGGGAGGCCCTGTTTTCCGATGGATCGACGGTAACGGCCGAAGATGTGGTGGCTTCGATGCAGCTGGCCATGGAAAGTACTACCTACAGCGGGCGGTTTCAAAACGTGGACTCGGTACAAGCACAAGACGGCAATGTGGCAATTCATCTGAAGAGCGCCGATCCGTACTTTGTCAGCACGCTGGATTTTCCCATCATCAAGCAGGGGACAGAGGAATCCCCGGTGGGAAGCGGCAGATATGTGTATGAAAAGGACAGCGCATCGGCAAAGCTGACGGCCAATCCCAACTACTACGGCGGGGAGATGTCGCTGAGCACTATTGAACTCGTCCATATGGCCGATCAGGAGGCCATCCAACACGCGTTGGAGATTAATATGCTGAGCTTTTACGTCACCGATCTTTCAGACGGCTCCACTCCAGGGCGTTTTGCGGCCGCAACCCAGCAGCTCCAGCTCCCCAATCTGGTGTATGCCGCTATTTCGCCCAAGCTGGATTCCACCGAGACGTCTGCCATAAAACGCGCTATCTCCCTGGCCGTCGATAGGGAACAGATGGCGCTGCAAGCCTATTCCAGCTATGCCGCAGCAGCTACGACACCCTTTATGCCGGGATGGACGGGCATCCAGGAGGTGGAGGGCTGGAGTAGTACCGCCGACACCAAAACCGCACAGGAGCTGCTCAATGCAGAAGGGTATCAGAGGGAGGAGGCAACTTCCCCATTAACGAAGGACGGCAAGACGTTGACGGTGGAGATCCTGGTCAATGAGGAAAACACCGCCCGTGTACAGATTGCCCAATTGATGGCCCAGTCCTTGAATGATCTGGGCATGAGCGCGTCGGTCAACTCCTTGCCCTTTGACCAGTACCAGACAGCCATTGAACGCGGCAAATACGACCTTTACATCGGTGAGATGAAACTCTCCCCCAACATGGATTTATCCGCTTTGGTGGAGGGGGATGCCCAAGCAAAGGAACAGTTTGACACCCTGCGTTCCGGCGGCATTACCATGCAGCAATATGTGGATGGATTTGAGGAAAATCCGCCGTTTCTCCCGCTGTGTTACCGCAAGGGGATGATGGCCTATTCCCGCAACATCGGCGGCGTGGAGAACTCCTCTTACGCCGATCCCTTCCGTGGAATTGAGTCCTGGACTCTGGGAGGCAATTGA
- a CDS encoding Asp23/Gls24 family envelope stress response protein has product MIKLENAWGTISISQRYFTKLVAHVVSSCYGVADLEARSPAQELKTFVGGSVPDKGIRVWSDHEGLFVDVHIAVTYGVNIAAISQSIVEKVGYEVERAAGLPVKKVHVYVDKLVKASQDASGLD; this is encoded by the coding sequence ATGATCAAGCTGGAAAATGCGTGGGGGACGATTTCCATCTCTCAAAGGTATTTTACCAAGCTGGTGGCCCATGTGGTATCCTCCTGCTATGGCGTGGCCGATTTAGAGGCCAGAAGTCCGGCGCAGGAGCTTAAGACCTTTGTGGGCGGCAGCGTGCCGGATAAAGGAATCCGCGTGTGGTCGGATCATGAGGGCCTGTTTGTGGATGTGCATATTGCCGTGACCTATGGGGTCAATATCGCAGCCATCAGTCAGAGCATTGTGGAAAAGGTAGGCTATGAGGTGGAACGAGCCGCAGGTCTGCCGGTGAAGAAGGTCCATGTGTATGTGGATAAATTGGTCAAAGCGTCTCAGGATGCCTCAGGGCTTGATTGA
- a CDS encoding DAK2 domain-containing protein codes for MITGAQLRDAYISASNLIGNEKQKVDELNIFPVPDGDTGTNMSMTIASAAREVSRFEDGGIGQCASIAASALLRGARGNSGVILSLLFRGFAKGLKDVTEAGGQQLADALAIGVEAAYGAVMKPTEGTILTVARVAAEEGKSAAVKGASAVEVWEAMCEGAHRALAATPELLPVLKKAGVVDAGGKGLTLILEGMLSVFQKGIVIPSENVEEQQPEVSVKRAVAEWEGEITFTYCTEFIVGRGDQKAEEDAKNLRAYLESIGDCVVVVDDDEIIKVHVHTDGPGNALQEGLKYGQLLTVKIENMREQKRRAEEEAAAAKPEKQRLERAEPENDVGFVAVSAGEGINGLFRDLGCDQIVSGGQTMNPSTEDILEAVQAVPAKTVYVLPNNKNIIMAAEQSVELADRKVVVVPTRTIPQGLSAMLSFDPDRPQEENLLDMVRAAEHVSTGQVTFAARDSEYDGHRIKEGEIIALNNGKLTFSEKTPVKAVTKLAKTMIKKDSSFVTIIYGEGITDEEAEEARSVIASKAGDNVEVTMVNGGQPIYYFILSVE; via the coding sequence GTGATTACAGGTGCACAGTTGCGGGACGCGTACATCTCGGCGTCCAACTTGATTGGCAATGAAAAGCAGAAGGTGGATGAACTGAATATTTTCCCTGTTCCCGATGGGGATACAGGTACCAATATGTCTATGACCATCGCTTCGGCGGCCCGGGAGGTATCCCGATTTGAGGACGGCGGTATCGGCCAGTGCGCCAGTATAGCAGCATCGGCATTGCTGCGCGGCGCCCGAGGAAATTCCGGCGTTATTTTGTCTCTTTTATTCCGCGGCTTTGCCAAGGGACTTAAGGATGTCACAGAGGCGGGCGGACAGCAGCTGGCCGATGCCTTGGCCATTGGGGTGGAGGCGGCTTATGGAGCCGTCATGAAGCCCACGGAAGGCACCATCCTGACGGTGGCCCGAGTGGCGGCGGAAGAAGGAAAGAGCGCCGCCGTCAAGGGGGCATCGGCGGTAGAGGTGTGGGAAGCTATGTGCGAGGGCGCCCATCGGGCGCTGGCAGCCACTCCGGAGCTTCTCCCTGTGTTAAAGAAGGCGGGCGTGGTGGATGCCGGCGGCAAGGGACTGACCTTGATTTTAGAGGGCATGCTGTCGGTGTTCCAAAAGGGGATCGTCATCCCATCGGAGAACGTGGAAGAGCAGCAGCCGGAAGTATCGGTCAAACGTGCTGTAGCTGAATGGGAAGGCGAGATCACCTTCACTTACTGCACGGAATTCATCGTGGGCCGCGGGGATCAAAAGGCAGAAGAAGACGCTAAGAATCTGAGGGCTTATTTGGAATCCATCGGCGACTGTGTGGTTGTGGTGGACGACGATGAGATCATTAAGGTACACGTCCACACCGATGGACCGGGCAATGCGTTACAGGAGGGCCTGAAATACGGCCAGCTGCTCACGGTGAAAATTGAGAATATGCGGGAACAAAAGCGCCGTGCCGAGGAAGAAGCTGCGGCAGCAAAACCTGAAAAACAAAGGCTGGAGCGTGCAGAGCCGGAGAATGACGTGGGATTTGTAGCGGTATCGGCAGGGGAAGGAATCAACGGGCTTTTCCGCGATTTGGGATGCGATCAGATTGTCAGCGGCGGCCAGACCATGAATCCTTCCACAGAAGATATCTTGGAAGCGGTCCAGGCGGTGCCGGCTAAGACGGTGTACGTCCTGCCCAACAATAAGAACATCATTATGGCGGCCGAACAGTCGGTGGAATTGGCCGACCGGAAGGTAGTGGTGGTGCCTACCCGTACCATTCCGCAGGGCCTTTCGGCTATGCTGAGTTTTGATCCCGACCGTCCGCAAGAGGAGAATCTGCTGGATATGGTGCGGGCAGCCGAACATGTATCCACCGGCCAGGTCACTTTTGCCGCCCGTGATTCGGAATACGACGGCCATCGGATCAAAGAAGGGGAGATCATCGCCCTCAACAACGGCAAATTGACCTTCTCGGAAAAGACACCTGTGAAAGCCGTCACAAAGCTTGCGAAGACCATGATTAAGAAGGATTCCAGCTTTGTCACCATCATCTATGGGGAAGGCATCACCGATGAAGAGGCCGAAGAAGCACGCAGTGTCATTGCATCCAAGGCGGGTGATAACGTAGAAGTCACCATGGTAAACGGCGGCCAACCCATTTATTATTTTATTCTGTCGGTGGAATAA
- the recG gene encoding ATP-dependent DNA helicase RecG, which yields MEKKETRSIRTLKGVGEQRAAKYAKLGIETVEDLLHHYPRSYEDWSVLTPLAEAVSDTVCCIQAEAMSAPAAHYIRKGMTLYQFMAVDGAAKMKVTIFNNRFAADRIRAGHNYLFYGKVTVRGRTREMSSPEIQPAEMGASIRPVYPQTEGLSSRMIETAVRQAFYVWEDGLSDPLPEALRQEYALCHLRYAIRNVHFPKSHETLAVARRRLVFEELLVLQLGMAMLRSRGRNGQAPKLNVDKSKEFFSMLPFAPTDAQRRAVSEAVEDMRTGIPMSRLLQGDVGSGKTAVAAALCHTAAANGWQSALMAPTGILAEQHYQSLRELLEPAGVRVALLTGSTTAAQKRDILEQLKEGTIQLAVGTHALLQESVVFQNLGLVITDEQHRFGVEQRAALASKGQNTHVYVMSATPIPRTLALMIYGDLDISVLDELPPGRKPVATYAIDSKKRMRALGFVKKHLDEGYQAYIVCPLVEEGEGDLKAAQQYARSLEQGPLRDYQIGLVHGRMKPSEKDKVMADFSSGKVQLLVSTTVIEVGVNVPNAVIMVVENAERFGLSQLHQLRGRVGRGNVQSHCILISDAQNEQAKRRMWIMSHLSDGFQIAEEDLKLRGPGDFFGQRQHGLPALKIADMASDMAVLREAQEAAHAILKDDPNLEASQYEGLRREVEGLFAQVGEQGLN from the coding sequence ATGGAGAAAAAGGAAACCCGTTCCATCCGTACACTCAAGGGGGTGGGAGAACAGCGGGCGGCAAAATACGCGAAGCTGGGTATTGAGACAGTGGAGGATTTGCTTCATCACTATCCCCGCAGCTATGAGGACTGGAGTGTTCTGACCCCTCTGGCCGAAGCGGTATCTGATACGGTATGCTGTATCCAAGCCGAAGCAATGTCAGCTCCGGCAGCTCATTATATCCGCAAGGGCATGACGCTCTACCAATTCATGGCAGTGGATGGGGCGGCTAAAATGAAGGTCACCATCTTTAACAACCGATTTGCCGCCGACCGCATCCGGGCGGGACATAACTATCTTTTTTACGGCAAAGTCACCGTCCGGGGCAGGACGAGGGAGATGAGCTCCCCTGAGATCCAGCCTGCTGAGATGGGGGCCAGTATCCGCCCGGTCTATCCACAGACCGAGGGTCTCTCCAGCCGCATGATTGAGACGGCGGTACGTCAGGCGTTCTACGTGTGGGAGGATGGCCTTTCCGACCCCTTGCCGGAGGCTTTGCGTCAAGAGTACGCATTGTGCCACCTCCGCTATGCCATAAGAAACGTTCATTTTCCAAAATCACATGAGACGTTGGCTGTAGCACGTCGGAGATTGGTGTTTGAGGAGCTACTGGTTCTGCAGCTGGGTATGGCCATGCTGCGCAGTCGGGGGCGGAATGGACAGGCGCCGAAATTGAATGTGGATAAAAGCAAAGAGTTCTTTTCCATGCTCCCCTTTGCACCTACCGATGCCCAACGCCGGGCGGTATCCGAGGCCGTAGAGGACATGCGAACCGGCATCCCCATGAGCCGGCTGCTGCAAGGGGATGTGGGATCGGGTAAGACGGCAGTGGCAGCCGCGTTGTGTCACACAGCGGCCGCCAATGGTTGGCAGAGTGCGCTGATGGCGCCTACCGGGATCTTGGCCGAACAACATTATCAGTCTCTGCGGGAATTGCTGGAACCCGCCGGCGTTCGAGTGGCTTTGCTGACAGGCTCCACCACCGCCGCCCAGAAGCGGGATATCCTGGAGCAACTGAAGGAGGGAACCATCCAATTGGCAGTGGGGACTCATGCCCTGCTGCAAGAATCGGTGGTGTTTCAAAATCTGGGATTGGTCATCACCGATGAGCAGCACCGCTTTGGTGTAGAACAACGTGCAGCGCTTGCATCAAAGGGCCAAAATACCCATGTCTACGTCATGTCGGCCACCCCGATCCCCCGGACGTTGGCCTTGATGATCTACGGGGACCTGGACATCTCGGTTCTGGATGAGCTTCCCCCCGGCCGCAAACCGGTGGCCACCTATGCCATTGATTCGAAAAAACGGATGCGGGCGCTGGGATTTGTCAAAAAGCATCTGGACGAAGGATACCAGGCCTACATCGTGTGCCCTTTGGTGGAGGAGGGGGAGGGGGATCTCAAAGCTGCCCAGCAGTATGCCCGATCTCTGGAGCAGGGGCCGCTGCGGGACTACCAAATCGGATTGGTGCACGGGCGCATGAAGCCTTCGGAGAAGGATAAAGTCATGGCCGATTTCTCATCCGGGAAGGTACAATTGCTGGTATCCACTACTGTTATCGAAGTGGGAGTCAACGTCCCCAACGCTGTGATTATGGTGGTGGAGAACGCCGAACGGTTTGGCCTCTCCCAGCTGCACCAGCTGCGGGGACGAGTGGGGCGTGGAAATGTACAGTCCCATTGCATTTTGATTTCCGATGCCCAGAACGAACAAGCCAAACGCCGCATGTGGATCATGAGCCATCTGAGCGACGGATTTCAAATTGCCGAGGAGGATTTAAAGCTGCGAGGACCCGGCGACTTCTTTGGACAGCGTCAGCACGGCCTTCCAGCCTTAAAGATTGCCGACATGGCGTCCGATATGGCGGTGTTGCGGGAGGCCCAGGAGGCCGCTCACGCCATTCTCAAAGACGATCCCAATCTAGAGGCTTCTCAATATGAAGGGCTCCGCCGGGAGGTAGAAGGGCTGTTCGCCCAGGTGGGGGAACAAGGGTTAAATTAG